Part of the Ornithorhynchus anatinus isolate Pmale09 chromosome X3, mOrnAna1.pri.v4, whole genome shotgun sequence genome, GATGTCACAGAAGAACTGGGGGACGGTGTTGGACCCGCAGAAGGACAGGGAGAACGTCCCAGCTGAATACATTGCTGCAAACAGACCCCCGCCGAGCCAGGAGGCGGCCGCCAGCTTCCCACAGGCCCCTCGGTCCATGACGACCTCGTAgcgcagggggaggcagatggcggCGTAGCGGTCGTAGGACATGGCCGTGAGGACGAACAGCTCCGAGCCGGCAAACCAGGCCACCGAGAAGACTTGGACGGTACAGCCCACTAGGGAGATGGATCTACGGTCGGTCAGGGAGTTGTGGATGGAGTTGGGGACGGTGACGGTGACGAGGCAGAAGTCGAGGACGGACAGGttcctgaggaagaagtacatgggggtgcgGAGGCGCCGGTCGAGGAGGGTGACGGCGACGATGAGGAGGTTCCCCGTGAGGGCCGCCAGGTAGAACAGGAGGAACAGCGCGGCCtggaccagctgcagctcccgGACCTCCGAGAATCCCAGCAGGAGGAATTCCCTCACCGCGGAGATGTTGGTCATTGGTAGATCCCTGTACGGGAGAAAGACCTTGATGAGGTGAAGAAATCAATAGGAGTCTTACCCGTGAGTCTATGGGAGGAGCTACTTATGGTATATCGGAAGAGTTATACATTACGAAGTGACCTAGAAACTTGGTAAGAGACTTTCCCACGTAACTAGGAGGTAATTCCGCAGGAAGATCGACACTAATTCTCCGAGTAGGGACAACAAGATGACAAAGATAGAAGACGGGAAAGCAGccacagtaataatagcaataacagcaAAAACCCTAGtgaaagttaataatgttggtgtttgttaagcgcttactatgtgccgagcactgttctaagcgctggggtagacataggggaatcaggtcgtcccacgtggggctcacagtcttaatccccattttgcagatgagggaactgaggcacagagaagttaagtgacttgcccacagtcacacagccgacaagtggcagagctgggattcgaactcatgagccctgactccaaagcccatgctctttccactgagccacgctgaagttgtcgcatcaatcaatccagcaattaagaaatcgtatttttgagcatttTTCTGTGTgcggaagcactgtactaagtacttgggagaatacaatgtaaccaagttgatagacgtgttccctccccacagtaaccttacagtctaaagggggataaagatgttaatataaaataaattacggatacgcacagagactgtaagctcgttatgggcagggagcgtgtccgttacattgttatagcgtactctcccaagcgctcagtacagagctctgcacacagaactctGCTCTTAGcttaacagatattcattcattcaactgtatttactgagggcccactgtgtgcggagcactggactgagctgaTCGACCGGTAATTGTAATAACGGTGTTTATCGAGCCCGCGGTGGATACGAAAGGCAAGGATCTACCAAGCCCAGAAGGCCCCCTGAAGCACACGAATCCATTCTCGCGCACAGAATTACGGCTGAACATCCACGTATCCCAACACTTAATGCCCTCACACGTATTCCCGCTCCCTCACAGAACGGGGTTCTCCCACAGACGGACAGTCGGCTcggagtcagtcgtatttgtcgagggcttagtgcagagcactgtgccaatcacttgggagagaacaatacaaagaaGTTGGTAAACACTTACACACATAAACGTATCTAGTCACTCATTCGGCTCTTCCCTGATCCCCAAACCTGTTGcttagggagagatggagaacatTCCCCGCTGTTCCCTCCCCGGATGTCCCCTTTCCCTAAAATCTGGGATTTGCTCCCTGATTTTCCTCCCCTACCCCGACCACACGCACACAGACGCACAAAAAAGTCTGCGGGTCCGGGGAATCCAACTGCAGCCGCCTCTATACGAGGAAAAAGAACTGCGGCGTGAAGTCTGGCTAAACACGGAAGGGTCTGGCGTGGGACCCCCGTCACATACGTCGCCTCGGGCTTGGCAGAGGGCAGGAAGAAGTGATGaatcgaaggtatttactgagcgctcactggactAAAGCGTTCAGGAGAGGGCAATCCAACAGAGAcggtggacacgttctctgcccataaggagctgacagtctagggggatgGAAGGATGAGGGGGCGTTGATGAGGGGACGACGGCGGGACGATGGAAGGACGAGGAAGGGATGTCGGCGAGAGGATGGGGACcgcggtgggggtgaggggtcctAGAACAAACAGCAGATGAGTGCTGGTCCAGGCACGAGCAGAGGAAGTGATTCCAGTACCAGTGGCTTGTCTGCTCCCGAAAACCCGCCCGCAATGCAGCCCTGGTCCGAACCCGGGGACCGAGTGTGAGATTCTCCACAGACTCACTACGGGCTgctggcctccccccgcccctccatccccatccagGGCTCACTCACCGAGGCGGCGTGGGGCTGGTGGTCGCCGACCTCTGCCAGGCTGGGCTGGTCCCCCGTCTCCCCTCGGACTCCTGGGTTCGGTCAGCCAAGGAGGGACATCGAGGAGCCCTCggcccctccccgctctcccgcGGACACCGAGATGCTTCTGCGGATGGACCCCGTCCCCAAAGATAAAGCAGCCGCCTCTCCGAGGGGAATCCCTGGAGGACCGGCTCCAGTCCCTACCCAGGGACCTCAGGCCCCGGGTGACGTGACAACCCTCTCGTCACGTGGTTCTTGGGCCTTGGAACCGGTCTTCGGGATGAAGCATCGTCTCAGACGTTGTTCTGCCGTCTGCCTCCTTGTTTTCAGTTTCTGCTTTCCATTCAGTAGCTGTTTCGGTAATCTGCGGTTGCTCGTTCTcctttcattaatcaatcaatcaaccgatagtATTTAATGAATGTTAACTGTGTGCGGAACTCAGTACACCACCCCACATAGTAGTGTTCAGGTGAATATAACTTTGAGGCTGGGAGACTTTCTACCTTCGTTGTtcatggaattcattaagcacttactatgtcccaagcaccgtcctgagcacGAGGGTAGGTCCAAAACGATCAGGTTCCACCATGGGGGTCGCAATTTAAGCAGGAGGcgggaacaggaattgaatccccattttacacatgaggaaaccgaggagtggagaaatgaagtgacctgcccgaggtcacacagcggggaattggcagagttaggattagaacccaggtcctctgacttccgggccggtgctctttccactaggccatgccgcatcGCTGACCTTTTCTTGTAGTTTGAGAGTTAATCCTGAACTATCAGTGATGCTGGTGGAACTCTGCTTCAGAAGGTGTGGTGACtggatggcttagtggctagaacaagggcctgggagtcagaaggctatgggttcaaatcctggctctgcctcatgtctgctgtgtgatcttggacaagtcacttcactcctctgggcctcagtgacctcatctgtaaaatgatgacccaggtgggccagggactgtgtccaacctgattaacttgtatctaccccagcgcttagtacagtgcctatcacatagtaagcgcttaacaaatactagttaaaaaaaaaccacaaaaaaaatcgattgattgatcactctGAGCgccagggaaaaaacaaaacacaaattaACTAATCACTCAGGAAAAAAACTACTTTTGTTTGAGCCATACTGTGCACAAACTTACAAGCACGCACTCACACACATTTAGGCACGGAACACTCTAAAGAAATGCAAAAGTGGAGCAAGGTACGTTCTGCAACTTGGTAATTGGGCAGCGTAAAGTTTGGAAGTCTCAGGTCGGGCTCCACAGCAGGGAGAGGAGTCATTTCGCATGACATTATTTCTCGGGGAAAATCGGTTCCCACTGACCAAGTGCCGACTCTGTCACCTTCCATTAAGGCTTGTGCCCTCCTTCGAAGGGTGGCCTTCAGCTCAAGAGACAGAAGACGAATCGAGTGTGACCCAATCTGTCTGTGGAAACGAGGAGCTTGCTCTAAATAAGTGTTATAGATGGTTTTCCCTTCCCCTAGGGTGGTCTGTGGGTGAAACACACAGAGATCTGGTTTCTGGAAGTTGCCGGGGTCATTCACTGTGGCCACGTTAACTCCAGCAGGCAAAGAGTGGCGACTTCACGTCCGCAAGACGGAGGCCATTCCCTGCTTAGCCCCCTCCCCAGGGCGGCCTTCACGTCccggttcctcaggctgtagatgagggggttgagggcggggggcGACACGGTGTAGAACAAGGACATCAGCGGGTTCAGTACCGAGGGGGAATCTGAGGGTGGCTCCAAGTAAGCACAGAAAGAAGTGATGACAAAGAGAGTGACGACGGTCAGgtgaggcaggcaggtggagaaggctccggcccggccctcggcggCCGGCATCCTCGGCACGGCCCGGAAGATGCGCGCGTACGAGACGACGATGAGAATGAAGCAGACGACGCCTAACGCTACCCCGGCGGCGACGCTCACGTCGATGGCGACGTGCTCCTCGGAGCAGGTGATCTTCAGCAGGGAGGGGACGTCACGGAAGAACTGCTGGACGACGTTGGACCCGCggaaggacagggagaaggtCGAAGCTGAAAACAGGACTCCGAACAGGCCCCCGCCGAGCCAGGAGGCGGCCGCCATCTTCCCGCAGGTCGCTCTGTTCATGACGACCCCGTAGCGCAGGGGGAGGCGGATGGCGGCGTAGCGGTCGTAGGACATCGCCGTGAGGAGGAAATATTCTGCACCCGCAAAGAAAATCACCAGACAGACCTGTGTTGCACAGCCTAGGAAGGAGATTTCTCTAAGGTCGGTCAGGGAGTTGtagaaggatttggggaaggtGACGGAGACGAGGCAGAGGTCGATGAGGGACAGGTTcccgaggaagaagtacatgggggcgCGGAGGCGGCGGTCGAGGACGGTGACGGCGACGACGAGGAGGTTCCCCGTCGGGGCCGCCGGGTAGACCGGGAGGAACAGCGCGGCCTGGACCGGCTGCAGCTCCCGGACCTCCGAGAATCCCAGCAGGAGGAATCCCCTCACTGTGGAGACGTTGGGCATCGCGATAGGACCTGATTTCAGACAGGGATTAAAAACATTCAGGGAGAAACTCCCACGGCAAGATAACGCCTTTGTCCTGAGATGAACCTCAACCaaaacattaatcaatcagtggtatttattgagtgcttactgtgttcagagcactgtactgagcacttgggagagtctagagagttggtagacacttggctcagtggaaagagcacgggctttggagtcagaggtcatgggttcgaatcccggctcggccacttgtcagctgtgggactttgggcaagtcactttacttctccgtgcctcagttccctcgtctgtaaaatggggattaagactgtgagccccacgtgggacaacccgattcccctgtgtctaccccagcgctcagaacagtgctcggcacctagtaagcgcttagccaataccaacgttattattagacacgttccctgcccacagccaacttgcagtctagaaggggcaccTCACGAAGTCATCtcgtcctgcctcctgtcttaaTTCAGGACAAAACGGAAAACTTTCCACGTTGATGATGTCTATTTTATTCTGAAACATCAGCAGAGATCGTgtccagtaccctgcacacagtaagcgctctatacgTTCCCCTGATTGATTTGGGCTATAAAAATCAAGAACGCGGGGGTTGGGTAGTCACCGGTCTACGTGTTTAGAGCCGGTGCTGAACAATTCACTTTGTCAGACACTACACACACAAGCCATTTCTTCCTTCAACAGAGCACACCGCGTTCAAACAGGCTCGTAGTGTAGAATGGAAGTTTGCAAATTCTCAGAAGGGTTCCTAGCCAAGTCACGTCTCAGCGAAAACAAGGATTACGGCAAAATTGAGTGTATCGACGAGCTCTTACTCTCAGGATTATTTTATGgagcttattaagcgcttactatatgccgggcactatactaacgcACTGTgggggatccaagcaaatcgggttggatgccgtccctctcccacacggggcttacggccttaatctccattttatggatgaggtaactgaggcccaagtgaagtgacttgccagtgtcACATGCGAGATaagtggaagaaatggaatttgaacccaggtcctctagactccccagcccatgctctttccactaagcgacactgctttTAATTTAGAGAAATTGTGACTCTGAGCCCTGTCATCCCAGTTCCCTATTGAAATTTCCCTcacctttcccctgctcctctccgggGTGACCGGGCCCGTCCCGGGCTGGGGAGCACCGACCTCTGCTGAGAGAGAGGCTCACTCCATCTCGTCGATCCTGGACGCCGGTGGGGATGACAGGAAGgtctgggtgaggggagggggctgtcgggatcctccctctccctctcggcTCCCCGGCTGGCCGCGCCGTCCCCTCAGACGACGGCGGGGTTATTTCCTGGGGGATTCTCCGTGGGACGACGGGCCCGGGGCTCCGCCGAGACGGCTGACCCTCCGGGAATCTCGGAAGGGCCGCGTCTTGGGCTCCCTGTGGTCCCGGCCCCCACAACCTAAATAACTGTCCATTCCCACGTGGTTCCCACTGTGGGACTCCTTCCTACGACAACATCGACGGACTAATCATCATTCCCTCTCTGTGATTAATAATAGCGTT contains:
- the LOC100681232 gene encoding olfactory receptor 14A2-like; translation: MPNVSTVRGFLLLGFSEVRELQPVQAALFLPVYPAAPTGNLLVVAVTVLDRRLRAPMYFFLGNLSLIDLCLVSVTFPKSFYNSLTDLREISFLGCATQVCLVIFFAGAEYFLLTAMSYDRYAAIRLPLRYGVVMNRATCGKMAAASWLGGGLFGVLFSASTFSLSFRGSNVVQQFFRDVPSLLKITCSEEHVAIDVSVAAGVALGVVCFILIVVSYARIFRAVPRMPAAEGRAGAFSTCLPHLTVVTLFVITSFCAYLEPPSDSPSVLNPLMSLFYTVSPPALNPLIYSLRNRDVKAALGRGLSREWPPSCGREVATLCLLELTWPQ
- the LOC114807612 gene encoding olfactory receptor 14A2-like, translated to MTNISAVREFLLLGFSEVRELQLVQAALFLLFYLAALTGNLLIVAVTLLDRRLRTPMYFFLRNLSVLDFCLVTVTVPNSIHNSLTDRRSISLVGCTVQVFSVAWFAGSELFVLTAMSYDRYAAICLPLRYEVVMDRGACGKLAAASWLGGGLFAAMYSAGTFSLSFCGSNTVPQFFCDIPPLLKITCSEKHIAIDATLIFEAALGVVCFASIAVSYVRIFGAVLRMPAAEGRGRAFSTCLPHLVVVTVFFSAGIFVYFKPPSDSSLIVDLLVSVFYTVVPPALNPLIYSLRNRDMKAAMGRILKRSLTQPLLWYRMSPSLCR